The Thalassotalea psychrophila genome window below encodes:
- a CDS encoding NADP-dependent isocitrate dehydrogenase, which translates to MTTDNSKIIYTITDEAPALATHSFLPIVEAFTAPAGIEMITKDISLAGRIIANLAEYLPEEQRIGDALAELGALAKTPEANIIKLPNISASIPQLQAAIKELQAKGYALPEFPEDPKTDKEKAIKAAYAKVLGSAVNPVLREGNSDRRAPGSVKQFAKNNPHRMGAWAKDSKSHVSHMSGGDFYGSEQSVTIAEATDVKIEFTATDGSVNVLKASTPLLAGEIIDSSVMNSKALQAFLAEQIADAKAQGVLFSLHMKATMMKVSDPIIFGQCVSVFYKAVFDKHATVFADLGVDVNNGIGDVYAKIGSLDESLQAEIKADLDAVYVDAPAMAMVDSDKGITNLHVPSDVIIDASMPAMIRGGGKMWNTAGEEQDTKAVIPDRCYATLYSETIAFCKENGAFDVTTMGTVPNVGLMAQKAEEYGSHDKTFQMASDGVVKVIDAAGTVLMEQNVESGDIFRMCQAKDLPIQDWVKLAVNRSRLSNTPAIFWLDENRAHDAEMIKKVNAYLPQHDTTGLDIQILAPIDATKVTLQRAKDGLDTISVTGNVLRDYLTDLFPILELGTSAKMLSIVPLMNGGGLFETGAGGSAPKHVQQFEQQNYLRWDSLGEFLALAASLEHVSGFANNPQAQVLADTLDAATATFLAENKSPARRVGQIDNRGSHFYLAMYWAQELAAQDTDAALKAKFTALAATLTENEAKIVEELNSAQGVENNIDGYYQANVELASKAMRPSATLNAALSAF; encoded by the coding sequence ATGACAACTGATAATTCAAAAATCATTTATACCATTACCGATGAAGCGCCTGCATTAGCAACTCATTCATTTTTACCAATTGTTGAAGCATTTACTGCTCCTGCTGGTATTGAAATGATCACTAAAGATATCTCTTTAGCCGGTCGTATTATAGCTAACTTAGCTGAGTATTTACCTGAAGAGCAACGTATTGGCGATGCACTTGCGGAGCTAGGTGCTTTAGCTAAAACACCAGAAGCTAATATTATTAAGTTACCTAACATCAGTGCTTCAATTCCACAATTACAAGCTGCGATTAAAGAACTTCAAGCCAAAGGTTATGCATTACCTGAGTTTCCTGAAGATCCTAAAACGGATAAAGAAAAAGCAATAAAAGCGGCATACGCTAAAGTATTAGGTTCAGCGGTTAACCCTGTATTACGTGAAGGTAATTCTGACCGTCGTGCACCAGGTTCTGTTAAGCAATTTGCTAAAAACAACCCTCACCGCATGGGAGCTTGGGCAAAAGATTCAAAGTCTCACGTTTCACACATGAGTGGCGGTGACTTTTATGGTAGCGAGCAATCAGTAACTATTGCTGAAGCAACTGATGTTAAAATTGAATTCACAGCTACTGACGGTTCAGTTAATGTATTAAAAGCTTCTACGCCTTTATTAGCTGGTGAGATAATTGATTCATCGGTAATGAACTCAAAAGCATTACAAGCGTTCTTAGCTGAGCAAATTGCTGATGCTAAAGCACAGGGTGTTTTATTCTCTTTACACATGAAAGCAACGATGATGAAAGTTTCTGACCCAATCATTTTTGGCCAATGTGTATCAGTATTTTACAAAGCTGTTTTCGATAAGCACGCTACAGTATTTGCTGACCTTGGTGTTGATGTTAATAATGGTATTGGTGATGTTTACGCAAAAATTGGTTCTTTAGATGAATCATTACAAGCAGAAATCAAAGCTGATTTAGATGCTGTTTATGTTGATGCTCCAGCTATGGCTATGGTTGATTCAGATAAAGGCATTACTAACTTACACGTACCTTCAGATGTGATCATTGATGCTTCTATGCCTGCAATGATCCGTGGCGGTGGTAAAATGTGGAATACTGCTGGTGAAGAGCAAGATACTAAAGCTGTAATTCCTGATCGTTGTTATGCAACGTTATATTCTGAAACAATTGCTTTCTGTAAAGAAAATGGCGCATTTGACGTTACAACTATGGGTACTGTACCTAACGTTGGTTTAATGGCGCAAAAAGCTGAAGAGTATGGTTCTCACGATAAAACATTCCAAATGGCATCTGATGGTGTGGTTAAAGTTATCGATGCAGCTGGTACTGTTCTTATGGAGCAAAATGTTGAATCTGGCGATATCTTCCGTATGTGTCAAGCGAAAGACTTACCAATTCAAGATTGGGTTAAGCTTGCAGTAAACCGTTCTCGTTTATCAAATACACCAGCAATTTTCTGGTTAGATGAAAACCGTGCACACGACGCTGAAATGATTAAAAAAGTTAATGCTTATTTACCACAGCACGATACAACTGGCTTAGATATTCAAATTTTAGCACCAATTGACGCAACTAAAGTAACACTTCAACGTGCTAAAGATGGTTTAGATACCATATCTGTTACAGGTAATGTGTTACGTGATTACTTAACTGACTTATTCCCAATTTTAGAATTAGGTACGTCAGCTAAAATGCTTTCAATCGTGCCATTAATGAACGGTGGTGGTTTATTTGAAACTGGTGCTGGTGGCTCTGCTCCTAAGCATGTTCAACAGTTTGAACAACAAAACTATTTACGTTGGGATTCTCTTGGTGAGTTCTTGGCATTAGCTGCGTCGCTAGAGCACGTTAGTGGTTTTGCTAATAACCCTCAAGCACAAGTGCTTGCTGATACATTAGATGCTGCTACAGCAACATTCTTAGCTGAGAACAAATCGCCAGCACGCCGTGTAGGGCAAATTGATAACCGTGGTTCTCATTTCTACCTTGCAATGTACTGGGCACAAGAATTAGCTGCTCAAGATACTGATGCTGCTCTTAAAGCTAAATTTACTGCTCTTGCTGCAACGTTAACTGAAAACGAAGCTAAAATAGTTGAAGAATTAAACTCAGCTCAAGGTGTTGAGAACAACATTGATGGTTACTACCAAGCAAATGTTGAACTAGCTTCAAAAGCAATGCGTCCAAGTGCAACATTAAATGCAGCTTTAAGCGCATTTTAA
- the clpS gene encoding ATP-dependent Clp protease adapter ClpS, which yields MGKRKEELEGDLQTLEIEKEKFKRPSMYRVILLNDDYTPMDFVVEILSKFFGMNSDQATDIMLTIHYKGKASCGIFSAEVAETKVDLVCRYARENQHPLMCTMEKV from the coding sequence ATGGGTAAGAGAAAAGAAGAGCTTGAGGGTGATCTTCAGACGCTGGAAATTGAAAAAGAAAAATTTAAGCGTCCATCGATGTATCGGGTAATTTTATTAAATGATGATTACACGCCCATGGATTTTGTTGTGGAAATATTAAGTAAGTTTTTCGGCATGAACAGTGATCAAGCTACTGACATCATGCTGACAATACATTATAAAGGTAAAGCAAGTTGCGGCATTTTCAGTGCCGAGGTTGCAGAAACTAAGGTTGATTTAGTGTGCCGTTATGCACGTGAAAATCAGCATCCATTGATGTGCACCATGGAAAAGGTGTAG
- the clpA gene encoding ATP-dependent Clp protease ATP-binding subunit ClpA gives MLNKDLEISLNLAFRQAKDSRHEFMTVEHLLLALLENPEAVDAINACGGDINKLKMEILNFIGETTPVIPQGDDDRETQPTLGFQRVLQRAVFHVQSSGKTEVNGANVLVAIFSEQESQAAYFLKKSDITRLDIVNYISHGIAKNLQPEEVSPSLEQPVTPEDESKNLDAYADNLNVLAARGEIDPMIGRANELNRAVQVLSRRRKNNPLFVGEAGVGKTAIAEGLAKLIVENKAPEVLADATIYSLDMGALLAGTKYRGDFEKRFKALLKELQKDKHAILFIDEIHTIIGAGAASGGMMDASNLIKPLLSSGKLRCMGSTTFQEFKTIFEKDRALARRFQKIDIHEPSIDETTKILMGLKERYEEHHSVKYSNKALRAAAELSAKYINDRFLPDKAIDVIDEAGAKQQLVTAAKRKKVINIGDIESIVASIARIPEKSVSSTEKDNLMNIDRNLKMVVFGQDEAIDGLTSVIRLSRAGLGAEEKPIGSFLFSGPTGVGKTEVTQQLAKQLGVELLRFDMSEYMEKHAVSRLIGAPPGYVGFEQGGLLTDSVIKHPHSVVLLDEIEKAHSDIYNILLQVMDHGTLTDNNGRKADFRNVVLVLTTNAGVQETQRKSIGFRQQDHSHDAMSEINRVFSPEFRNRLDSIIWFNHLENEVVEQVVDKFIVELQVQLDGKGVSLEMSKDARTWLANHGYDKSMGARPMARLIQEKLKKPLANELLFGNLMQGGVAKVCVNKKSDSLDVIVEPKKELVSQ, from the coding sequence ATGTTGAATAAAGATTTGGAAATTTCGTTAAATTTAGCTTTTCGTCAGGCGAAGGATTCTCGCCATGAATTTATGACGGTAGAGCATTTGTTGTTAGCGCTATTAGAAAACCCGGAAGCGGTAGATGCTATAAATGCTTGTGGTGGTGACATCAACAAGTTAAAAATGGAAATTCTGAACTTTATCGGAGAAACAACGCCAGTTATTCCACAAGGTGATGATGATAGAGAAACTCAGCCTACATTAGGATTTCAACGAGTTTTGCAACGTGCAGTTTTTCATGTGCAATCTTCTGGTAAAACCGAGGTTAATGGTGCCAATGTTTTAGTCGCTATTTTTAGTGAACAAGAATCTCAAGCTGCCTATTTCCTTAAAAAATCTGATATTACTCGACTTGATATCGTTAATTATATTTCGCATGGCATTGCGAAAAATCTGCAACCAGAAGAAGTTAGTCCAAGTTTAGAGCAACCAGTAACGCCTGAAGATGAATCTAAAAATTTGGATGCGTATGCTGATAACTTAAATGTATTAGCTGCTCGAGGCGAAATCGATCCTATGATTGGTCGAGCGAATGAATTAAACAGGGCTGTACAAGTTTTAAGTCGTCGCCGTAAAAATAACCCCTTATTTGTTGGTGAGGCCGGTGTCGGTAAAACCGCAATTGCTGAAGGGTTAGCCAAATTAATTGTTGAAAATAAAGCCCCAGAAGTATTAGCTGATGCAACCATTTATTCTTTAGATATGGGCGCATTGCTTGCTGGTACTAAGTATCGTGGTGATTTTGAAAAACGCTTTAAAGCGTTATTAAAAGAGTTACAAAAAGATAAACACGCTATTTTATTTATTGATGAAATTCATACCATAATTGGCGCAGGTGCTGCCTCTGGCGGCATGATGGATGCTTCTAATCTGATTAAACCATTATTGTCTTCAGGCAAATTGCGTTGTATGGGCTCAACTACATTCCAAGAATTTAAAACAATTTTTGAAAAAGACAGAGCACTTGCTCGTCGATTCCAAAAAATTGATATTCATGAACCCAGTATTGATGAAACAACAAAAATATTGATGGGCTTAAAGGAAAGATATGAAGAGCATCATAGTGTTAAATATTCAAACAAAGCCTTAAGAGCTGCAGCAGAGCTTTCTGCAAAGTACATCAATGACAGATTCTTACCTGACAAGGCTATAGATGTTATTGATGAAGCTGGAGCTAAACAGCAACTTGTTACGGCAGCAAAACGTAAAAAAGTGATCAATATCGGTGATATCGAATCGATTGTTGCCAGTATCGCCCGTATCCCTGAAAAGTCTGTTTCATCCACTGAAAAAGATAACTTGATGAATATTGACCGTAACTTAAAAATGGTAGTGTTTGGTCAAGATGAAGCAATCGATGGCTTAACATCGGTGATCAGATTAAGCAGAGCAGGGCTTGGTGCTGAAGAAAAGCCAATCGGTTCATTTTTATTCTCAGGTCCAACTGGGGTTGGTAAAACAGAAGTGACTCAACAATTAGCCAAGCAATTAGGTGTTGAATTATTGCGTTTTGACATGTCAGAGTACATGGAAAAACATGCGGTTAGTCGCTTAATTGGTGCGCCTCCTGGTTACGTTGGTTTTGAGCAAGGTGGTTTATTAACTGATTCTGTCATTAAACATCCACATTCTGTTGTGTTGCTAGATGAAATTGAGAAAGCTCATTCCGATATTTACAATATATTATTACAAGTTATGGATCACGGTACCCTAACTGATAATAATGGTCGTAAAGCCGATTTTAGAAATGTAGTCTTAGTATTAACAACTAATGCAGGTGTACAAGAAACTCAGCGCAAATCTATTGGCTTTAGACAACAAGATCATAGTCATGATGCAATGAGCGAAATTAACCGCGTATTTTCGCCTGAGTTTCGTAATCGCTTAGACTCTATCATTTGGTTTAACCATTTAGAAAATGAAGTAGTAGAACAGGTTGTAGATAAATTTATTGTTGAATTGCAAGTGCAACTTGATGGTAAGGGAGTTTCTTTGGAAATGTCTAAAGATGCTAGAACTTGGCTGGCTAATCATGGTTATGACAAATCTATGGGTGCGAGACCTATGGCTAGACTTATCCAAGAGAAATTGAAAAAGCCTCTTGCTAATGAACTTCTATTTGGTAATTTAATGCAAGGTGGTGTTGCGAAAGTTTGTGTAAACAAAAAATCTGATAGTTTAGACGTTATTGTTGAACCTAAAAAAGAACTTGTTTCTCAGTAA
- the cspD gene encoding cold shock domain-containing protein CspD, which translates to MANGTVKWFNNAKGFGFICPEEGGEDIFAHYSTIVMDGYRTLKAGQHVDYELNQGPKGHHAASIKPTDCE; encoded by the coding sequence ATGGCAAACGGTACAGTGAAATGGTTTAACAACGCAAAAGGTTTTGGTTTTATTTGTCCTGAAGAAGGTGGTGAAGATATATTTGCTCACTACTCTACAATTGTAATGGACGGTTACCGAACATTGAAGGCTGGTCAACACGTTGATTATGAACTCAACCAAGGTCCCAAGGGACATCATGCGGCAAGTATAAAACCAACAGACTGCGAATAA
- a CDS encoding arginase family protein, which translates to MKALQDSLLTTIKSCLCPPGDGVYTVNTAKERKQQLQQSIYQQTERIDLAWLKSLETLPQSNNAVMLGIASDCGGGILRGANWGPLFLRATLHEQSPELSYFDIGDVRVNPHLLHDKYLNELTISKCRDAFYQDNNAKYPVSPLSITELVADEFYATYPDKGLFGIGGDHSISYPLTKAYLKAKLQQDKRVAIIHFDAHTDLLVDRLGIDLCFGSWCTHILKYLHSPTHLIQIGIRSSGKPKAHWESKFGVTQHWAKEVQELGVEYVIGTILKQLQDEKIDELYVSFDIDAIDSSFVSATGTPEPDGLTPTEAMDILKALAEKYPITGADMMEIAPFTDTSGEGIKSSQQTLAVAAELSAFLLTKMSEN; encoded by the coding sequence GTGTTTATACAGTAAATACCGCGAAAGAACGCAAACAACAATTACAACAATCTATTTATCAACAAACTGAACGAATAGATTTAGCTTGGCTAAAATCCCTCGAAACATTACCCCAAAGCAATAATGCTGTGATGTTAGGTATAGCCTCTGATTGTGGTGGCGGCATTTTAAGAGGAGCAAATTGGGGACCGTTATTTTTACGAGCTACATTACACGAACAGTCTCCAGAACTTAGCTATTTTGATATCGGCGACGTTAGAGTTAATCCGCATTTATTGCATGATAAGTACTTGAATGAATTAACCATCAGTAAATGTCGTGATGCATTTTATCAAGATAATAACGCCAAATACCCCGTTAGCCCTTTATCTATTACAGAATTAGTGGCCGATGAATTTTATGCTACCTACCCTGACAAAGGTTTGTTTGGTATTGGCGGCGATCACTCCATTAGCTACCCATTAACTAAAGCTTATCTTAAAGCTAAGTTGCAGCAAGACAAAAGAGTAGCAATTATTCATTTTGATGCACACACCGATTTGTTAGTTGATCGTCTTGGTATTGATTTATGTTTTGGCTCCTGGTGCACCCATATTTTAAAATACTTGCATAGCCCTACACACTTAATTCAAATTGGTATTCGCTCGAGCGGAAAACCGAAGGCTCACTGGGAAAGTAAGTTTGGTGTTACCCAACATTGGGCTAAAGAAGTACAAGAACTTGGCGTTGAGTATGTTATTGGAACAATTTTAAAACAACTGCAAGACGAAAAAATCGATGAGCTTTATGTGAGCTTTGACATAGATGCCATCGATTCTAGTTTTGTTTCAGCTACAGGAACACCTGAGCCTGACGGACTCACTCCCACTGAAGCGATGGATATTTTAAAAGCCTTGGCAGAGAAGTATCCGATAACAGGTGCAGATATGATGGAAATAGCGCCGTTTACCGATACTAGTGGAGAAGGCATTAAAAGTTCTCAGCAAACTTTAGCTGTTGCTGCAGAATTGTCGGCATTCCTTCTAACTAAAATGTCGGAAAATTAG